A section of the Methanothermobacter sp. genome encodes:
- a CDS encoding STT3 domain-containing protein encodes MDIRNLLEKLKPFIIIILLFSAVFYIRAEASNIGGVPADAKDFYKDSDGLPYFSEMDSYYNYRLTMNYLTRGIMGDTLVDGKPYDLHSYYPPGRPVDYPPLIVYITSAAYRVANIFGDFSLKEVAFWMGALIGSLCVIPAYLFVRRITNDYGGIAAALVVGLVPTYVAHTYAGFFDTDMFNFVLPLLVFWFFTESMLAVDLKRKTAYALAAAVSVLVFSAAWVGYIFYLAVLVAFIIVYSVISRYVLGEKPDREFTGKLDWLLHQREIFPLLVLLLGGGILIGIFGGFSSLAGAVTGLVSTTQIQATAQTTAYPNVYVSVSELQIPEFITTGAGAKNLFMPGQGTVVGGVGGLLVFLLGVLGVAALLWKYRQPEVQIKEPERKIKAGKKSKFIKRQNKNRTADSEMKHRYLLYAVLMVVWLVMSGYAVTKGSRFIPTFAIPLGLSAGIFTGFLVEYLRENIKTTSSIALVAFVAAIAIAMPFGVSVAVKLLAGVIAAGFIYLVRKPEVRAPVMMALVVLAVVAPSVSGAHSLTSSVAPGTDDGMWKSMEWIKKNTSKDTVVMSWWDFGHLFAVAADRPVTFDGGSQNTPRAYWIGKALTTSNETLSRGILTMLSSSGDLAYETLDNYTNDSGKTAEILTSTLGLSRDDARAVMTGRYGLTEREADSVLRYSHPSKPKSFVLVLSSDMLGKAPWWTYFGTWDFKKKTGSRYGYYPSMGSSKPQVVNNTTVIQTVNTMVEDNLVGTIIEKKGNTTNATIAIGNNRAVQRINPHKLIIIEGNLLVRNEIVDSNAQLSLIVIGSGNQYTTVIMNRELEDAVFTKLFLLGGFNQTSFKFLHQEPGVLLWTAA; translated from the coding sequence ATGGACATCAGAAATTTGCTTGAAAAATTGAAGCCCTTCATAATAATTATACTGCTGTTCTCAGCCGTATTCTATATAAGGGCAGAGGCCAGTAACATTGGAGGGGTCCCTGCTGATGCAAAGGACTTCTATAAGGACTCAGATGGACTGCCATACTTCAGTGAGATGGACTCATACTACAACTACAGGCTCACAATGAATTACCTCACCAGGGGCATAATGGGGGATACCCTTGTTGATGGCAAACCATACGACCTCCACTCCTACTACCCACCGGGAAGACCTGTTGATTACCCTCCACTCATAGTTTACATAACCTCCGCTGCCTACAGGGTGGCAAACATCTTTGGAGACTTCAGCCTCAAGGAGGTGGCCTTCTGGATGGGGGCCCTAATAGGTTCCCTCTGCGTCATCCCTGCCTACCTCTTCGTCAGGAGAATCACCAATGATTATGGGGGCATCGCAGCGGCCCTGGTGGTTGGGCTGGTCCCCACCTACGTTGCCCACACCTACGCCGGTTTCTTTGACACCGACATGTTCAACTTCGTTCTTCCACTGCTGGTGTTCTGGTTCTTCACAGAGAGCATGCTTGCAGTGGACCTGAAAAGGAAAACAGCCTATGCGCTTGCAGCTGCAGTTTCAGTGCTTGTATTCTCGGCTGCATGGGTCGGTTACATATTCTATCTGGCCGTTCTGGTGGCCTTCATAATAGTTTACTCCGTGATCTCAAGGTACGTTCTGGGTGAGAAACCAGATAGGGAGTTCACGGGTAAGCTTGACTGGCTGCTGCATCAGCGCGAGATATTCCCCCTCCTGGTTCTCCTCTTAGGTGGCGGGATTCTCATAGGCATATTCGGAGGATTTTCCAGCCTGGCCGGTGCCGTGACGGGTCTTGTGAGCACCACCCAGATACAGGCAACGGCCCAGACAACAGCCTACCCCAACGTTTATGTGTCAGTTTCAGAGCTACAGATCCCTGAATTCATAACCACAGGGGCCGGGGCAAAGAACCTGTTCATGCCAGGACAGGGAACGGTTGTTGGTGGTGTTGGTGGCCTTCTGGTATTCCTTCTCGGTGTACTTGGTGTCGCAGCCCTCCTCTGGAAGTACCGCCAGCCTGAAGTTCAGATAAAGGAACCTGAAAGGAAGATTAAAGCCGGCAAGAAGAGCAAATTCATTAAAAGACAGAATAAAAACAGGACCGCCGACAGTGAGATGAAGCACCGGTATCTCCTATACGCGGTACTCATGGTTGTATGGCTGGTGATGAGTGGATACGCTGTCACGAAGGGTTCAAGGTTCATACCAACCTTTGCAATACCCCTGGGACTTTCAGCAGGGATATTCACTGGATTCCTGGTTGAATACCTCAGGGAAAATATTAAGACAACATCCTCCATTGCACTGGTTGCCTTTGTGGCTGCTATTGCAATTGCAATGCCCTTCGGTGTCTCAGTTGCTGTTAAACTCCTTGCAGGGGTGATTGCAGCTGGATTCATATACCTGGTCAGGAAGCCAGAGGTCAGGGCCCCTGTCATGATGGCCCTTGTTGTGCTGGCGGTGGTGGCCCCATCTGTGAGCGGAGCGCATTCACTGACATCATCTGTTGCGCCGGGCACAGATGATGGGATGTGGAAATCAATGGAGTGGATCAAGAAGAACACCAGCAAGGACACCGTGGTCATGTCATGGTGGGACTTCGGCCACCTCTTTGCCGTTGCAGCCGACAGGCCCGTGACGTTCGATGGTGGTTCACAGAACACTCCAAGGGCTTACTGGATCGGTAAGGCGCTGACAACCAGTAACGAGACACTCTCAAGGGGTATACTCACAATGTTATCATCCAGCGGGGACCTTGCCTATGAAACCCTCGACAACTACACAAATGACAGTGGTAAAACCGCCGAGATACTCACATCCACCCTGGGACTTTCAAGGGATGATGCCAGGGCAGTTATGACGGGACGCTACGGCCTCACAGAGAGGGAGGCTGACAGTGTACTCAGATACTCACACCCATCAAAACCAAAATCCTTCGTACTTGTACTCAGCTCTGACATGCTCGGAAAGGCACCATGGTGGACATACTTCGGGACCTGGGACTTCAAGAAGAAAACAGGGTCAAGGTACGGCTACTATCCATCAATGGGAAGTTCAAAGCCCCAGGTTGTGAACAACACAACCGTGATTCAGACCGTCAACACAATGGTGGAGGACAACCTGGTTGGAACCATCATAGAGAAGAAAGGAAATACAACAAATGCAACGATAGCCATTGGTAACAACAGGGCCGTTCAGAGGATAAACCCCCACAAGCTCATAATAATAGAGGGTAACCTCCTTGTCAGAAATGAGATTGTGGACAGCAATGCCCAGCTCAGCCTAATTGTCATTGGAAGCGGAAACCAGTACACAACTGTGATAATGAACAGGGAACTGGAAGACGCGGTATTCACGAAACTGTTCCTCCTGGGCGGATTCAACCAGACATCATTTAAGTTCCTTCATCAGGAACCGGGTGTGCTGCTTTGGACGGCAGCATAA
- a CDS encoding sulfide-dependent adenosine diphosphate thiazole synthase yields the protein MKLDDIKISRAIVEGYMEELLDYMDMDVAIGGGGPSGLTAGYYLARAGLKVALFERKLSIGGGMWGGGMMFNKIVVQDEGKEILDEFGVRSRPYDEGYHVADSVEATSTLCSRACQAGLKIFNLMSIEDVMIRDEGITGLVLNWSSVEMAGLHVDPLTVRAGAVIDATGHDCEIVKVVERKIGPKLNTPDGRIQGERSMWADVGEAALIENTREVYPNLYVAGMASNAVYGAPRMGPIFGGMLVSGRRVAEMIIEKLR from the coding sequence ATGAAACTTGATGATATAAAAATTTCAAGAGCCATTGTTGAAGGATACATGGAGGAACTCCTGGACTACATGGACATGGACGTTGCGATTGGTGGAGGAGGACCCTCCGGACTTACAGCAGGTTACTACCTTGCAAGGGCGGGCCTGAAGGTTGCCCTCTTTGAGAGAAAACTCTCCATAGGTGGGGGTATGTGGGGCGGCGGTATGATGTTCAACAAGATCGTTGTCCAGGATGAGGGTAAGGAGATCCTGGATGAGTTCGGTGTAAGGTCAAGACCCTACGATGAAGGATACCACGTTGCAGACTCTGTTGAGGCAACATCAACCCTCTGCTCAAGGGCATGCCAGGCGGGACTCAAGATATTCAACCTCATGAGCATAGAGGACGTTATGATCCGTGATGAGGGCATAACTGGTCTTGTGCTTAACTGGAGCTCCGTTGAGATGGCCGGACTCCACGTTGACCCCCTCACCGTGAGGGCAGGGGCTGTTATAGATGCAACCGGCCATGACTGTGAGATAGTGAAGGTGGTGGAGCGGAAGATAGGCCCGAAACTCAACACCCCCGATGGCAGGATACAGGGTGAGAGGTCAATGTGGGCTGATGTGGGTGAGGCCGCCCTCATAGAGAACACCCGTGAGGTCTACCCCAACCTCTATGTGGCGGGTATGGCGAGCAACGCAGTCTACGGGGCCCCACGTATGGGTCCCATATTCGGGGGTATGCTGGTCTCAGGTCGAAGGGTTGCAGAGATGATAATTGAAAAGCTGAGATAA
- a CDS encoding YhbY family RNA-binding protein, whose protein sequence is MSRSLSALTINVGKAGVTESLIEEVRRQLKANELIKVRFARTVASEKESYITEIVEKTNSKLIDLRGNVAIIFKKRS, encoded by the coding sequence ATGAGCCGGTCACTTTCGGCGCTCACAATAAACGTGGGAAAGGCCGGGGTGACTGAAAGTCTCATTGAAGAGGTCAGAAGGCAGTTAAAGGCAAATGAACTTATAAAGGTAAGATTTGCCAGGACAGTGGCCTCAGAAAAAGAAAGCTATATTACCGAGATAGTTGAAAAAACAAATTCTAAGCTCATAGATTTAAGAGGAAATGTGGCAATAATTTTCAAAAAAAGATCTTAG
- a CDS encoding CBS domain-containing protein — MRVEDVMVTDVDTIDISASLADVLRNYVENGKGSSVVVKDGVKVGIVTTWDVLEAIAEGDDLGEVKVWEVMERDLVTIPPGATLKEAAERMVKNVVWRLLVEDDDEIIGVVSATDILRAKMAKRY, encoded by the coding sequence ATGAGGGTTGAGGACGTTATGGTTACAGATGTTGACACCATTGACATATCGGCCAGCCTTGCGGATGTTCTCAGAAACTATGTTGAGAACGGCAAGGGGAGCTCGGTTGTTGTCAAGGATGGTGTCAAGGTTGGAATTGTAACCACCTGGGACGTGCTTGAGGCAATTGCCGAGGGGGATGATCTTGGAGAGGTCAAGGTATGGGAGGTCATGGAGAGGGACCTTGTCACAATCCCGCCAGGGGCAACCCTGAAGGAGGCCGCTGAGAGGATGGTCAAGAACGTTGTCTGGCGCCTCCTGGTTGAGGATGATGACGAGATCATTGGCGTAGTCAGTGCAACAGACATACTCAGGGCCAAGATGGCCAAACGCTACTGA
- a CDS encoding adenylate kinase family protein — MRPICITGTPGVGKSTVAEILRDSGFSVLSVGELAMEEGFILGRDPDRGYLEVDIESLCSHVKGLGGDDAILEGHLSHLCDCCSMVIVLRLHPQILEGRLEARGYPEEKIAENLEAEALDVCLVESVEIHGDRVHEVDTTGRSAREVAGIIMDIISGSRVCQPGGVDFSGWLLGDGKAF; from the coding sequence ATGAGGCCCATCTGCATAACAGGCACCCCCGGTGTTGGTAAGAGTACAGTGGCTGAAATTCTCAGGGATTCCGGTTTCAGTGTCCTCTCTGTGGGTGAACTTGCAATGGAAGAGGGCTTCATCCTTGGAAGGGACCCTGACCGTGGTTACCTTGAGGTGGACATTGAATCCCTCTGCAGCCACGTTAAGGGCCTTGGGGGTGACGATGCCATCCTCGAGGGTCACCTCTCCCATCTCTGTGATTGCTGCAGCATGGTGATAGTGCTGAGGCTCCACCCCCAAATCCTTGAGGGGCGCCTTGAGGCCAGGGGTTACCCTGAGGAGAAGATCGCTGAGAACCTTGAGGCCGAGGCCCTTGACGTCTGCCTGGTGGAGTCGGTTGAGATCCATGGTGATAGGGTCCATGAGGTTGACACAACCGGCAGATCAGCCAGGGAGGTTGCAGGTATCATCATGGATATTATAAGTGGTTCCCGGGTGTGCCAGCCAGGTGGGGTTGACTTCTCAGGATGGCTCCTGGGTGATGGAAAAGCTTTTTAA
- a CDS encoding DNA-binding protein produces MTDLEEIRRKKMLELQQRAQQQAMETEAQEQMRQQLEMQKKQIMMQILTPEARSRLANLRLTRPEFVEQIELQLIQLAQMGRVRSKITDEQLKELLKRVSGKKREIKISRK; encoded by the coding sequence TTGACAGACCTCGAAGAAATACGTCGCAAAAAAATGCTGGAACTCCAGCAGAGGGCACAGCAGCAGGCAATGGAAACTGAAGCCCAGGAGCAGATGCGTCAGCAGCTTGAAATGCAGAAGAAACAGATAATGATGCAGATACTCACCCCTGAAGCCCGCAGCCGTCTTGCGAATCTGAGGCTTACAAGGCCAGAATTTGTTGAGCAGATAGAACTCCAGCTGATACAGCTGGCCCAGATGGGTCGTGTGAGGTCGAAGATAACAGACGAACAGCTCAAGGAGTTGCTCAAGAGAGTTTCTGGCAAAAAAAGGGAGATAAAGATCAGTAGAAAATGA
- the rnp4 gene encoding ribonuclease P protein component 4: MRRGKRPGWMLKIARERIDILFRMADSEFAANPGRSHRYTELARNISMKYRVRIPREWRRRFCRRCYSFLKPGSNCTVRISGGKVNFRCHECGHIMRFPYIQEKKEKRRNKIESHTIKKGTDEPVTFGAHNKRGKGRGD; the protein is encoded by the coding sequence TTGAGGAGAGGAAAGAGACCCGGATGGATGCTGAAGATTGCCCGTGAGAGAATAGACATCCTCTTCAGAATGGCTGACAGTGAATTTGCAGCCAACCCGGGGAGATCGCACAGGTACACCGAACTTGCAAGAAACATATCCATGAAGTACCGTGTAAGGATTCCCAGAGAGTGGAGAAGGCGGTTCTGCAGGAGGTGTTACAGCTTCCTCAAACCAGGTTCAAACTGCACCGTCAGGATATCCGGTGGGAAGGTTAATTTTAGGTGTCATGAGTGCGGTCACATCATGAGATTCCCCTACATTCAGGAAAAAAAGGAGAAAAGGAGAAATAAAATTGAGTCTCACACCATCAAAAAAGGAACTGATGAGCCGGTCACTTTCGGCGCTCACAATAAACGTGGGAAAGGCCGGGGTGACTGA
- a CDS encoding 30S ribosomal protein S19e, translating into MTTVYDVPADLLINKVAEDLKKDGKVKSPEWVNFVKTGVHKERRPENPDWWYVRAAALLRRVYIDGPVGVNSLRTHYGGKKDRGSRPERFRRGSGAIIRRALQQLEESGLITKEDGGRVITPEGRSFLDKAAAEVKKEVEGLENY; encoded by the coding sequence ATGACTACAGTTTATGATGTGCCAGCAGATCTGCTTATAAATAAGGTTGCCGAGGACCTTAAGAAGGATGGTAAGGTTAAATCCCCTGAGTGGGTTAACTTTGTCAAGACAGGTGTCCACAAGGAAAGAAGGCCCGAGAATCCTGACTGGTGGTATGTGAGGGCAGCTGCCCTTCTTAGGAGGGTCTACATCGACGGGCCTGTGGGTGTTAACAGCCTCAGAACCCACTACGGCGGTAAAAAGGATAGGGGTTCACGGCCAGAAAGGTTCAGAAGGGGAAGCGGTGCAATAATAAGGAGAGCCCTCCAGCAGCTTGAGGAATCAGGCCTCATAACAAAGGAGGATGGCGGGAGAGTCATAACACCTGAAGGCCGTTCATTCCTGGATAAAGCGGCTGCTGAAGTAAAAAAAGAAGTTGAAGGCCTTGAGAATTACTGA
- a CDS encoding GTP-binding protein, translating to MDIEEKIKKIEEEIQRTPYNKATAHHIGKLKAKISRLKEEALQRRSSSGKGKGFHIKKSGDSTVVLIGFPSVGKSTLLNELTNAESKVGEYQFTTLEIVPGVMEYRGAQIQIFDIPGIITGASRGKGRGREILSVARSADLIVIVLDVFNTDHMDVILRELRDVGIRPNETPPDVTVKRRKLGGVKLSSTVELTHLDEKIIRSVLNEYGIHNADVLIREDITVDQFIDVMEANRAYIPAITVINKIDLMDESYLNHIKQKFPDALLISADRNLNIDELREEIFNRLGLIRIYMKPQGQKADYSEPLIIKEGSTVGDVCQKLHRDFVRKFRHARVWGSSVKFDGQKVGIDHVLNDEDVLRIIIKK from the coding sequence ATGGATATCGAGGAGAAGATCAAAAAGATAGAAGAGGAGATACAGAGGACCCCATACAACAAGGCCACAGCACACCATATAGGGAAACTGAAGGCGAAGATCTCCCGCCTGAAGGAGGAGGCCCTCCAGAGAAGGTCGTCCTCAGGGAAGGGGAAGGGTTTCCATATAAAAAAGTCAGGCGACTCCACCGTTGTCCTCATAGGTTTCCCCTCTGTAGGTAAATCCACACTTCTCAACGAACTCACCAATGCAGAGTCAAAGGTTGGGGAGTACCAGTTCACAACCCTTGAGATAGTTCCTGGTGTGATGGAGTACCGGGGGGCCCAGATACAGATCTTCGACATACCCGGGATAATCACAGGTGCCTCAAGAGGTAAGGGCCGTGGAAGGGAGATACTTTCGGTTGCAAGGAGCGCTGACCTCATAGTCATAGTCCTTGATGTCTTCAACACTGACCACATGGACGTGATCCTCCGTGAACTTCGGGATGTTGGCATAAGGCCCAACGAGACGCCCCCTGATGTGACCGTGAAGAGGAGAAAGCTTGGTGGTGTGAAGCTGTCCTCGACAGTTGAACTGACCCACCTTGATGAAAAAATCATAAGATCCGTGCTCAATGAGTATGGCATCCACAACGCCGATGTGCTCATAAGGGAGGATATAACCGTTGACCAGTTCATAGATGTTATGGAGGCAAACCGCGCCTACATACCCGCCATCACCGTTATAAACAAGATAGACCTCATGGATGAATCCTATCTAAATCATATAAAGCAAAAATTCCCCGACGCCCTGCTGATATCTGCAGACAGGAACCTGAACATTGATGAGCTCAGGGAGGAAATATTTAACCGCCTTGGGCTTATAAGGATATACATGAAGCCACAGGGACAGAAAGCAGACTACAGTGAGCCTTTAATAATTAAAGAGGGTTCAACCGTTGGTGACGTGTGTCAGAAACTCCACAGAGACTTTGTTCGTAAATTCCGGCACGCCAGGGTCTGGGGCAGCTCGGTTAAATTTGACGGTCAGAAGGTCGGGATCGACCATGTCCTCAACGATGAGGATGTGCTGAGGATCATCATAAAGAAGTGA